The DNA sequence TGCTATTCCTATGGAAACTCCTCCTGCCTACATGCACATTACCAATTATCACGGCCGGCTAATAACCTGTGCAACTTGGGCAGTTGCACAGGGCCCCAAAATAATAGGggactattattattattattattattattattattattattattattattattattattattattttaaaaatataaaaagatgTTAATTAATATTGAGAATAGGAAAGGTTGTTATTGGTAGTTTTCCATAGCATAACGTTAATATTAAGGTTATGtacaattattatataaatacacaATTGACATTCCCATTTTTATCTCACTCTTcctctttctctcattcttttttttttttttaaatcagtaCCATTCTCTCCCtttctcatatttttaaatCAATTTTAGTTTTTAGCTGCCATCAATTCTCATAAAAAAAGCCaggtatatattatatatattatataatataaatgttacataatgtataaatatatattgtttatgTATATTCTCTTTCTCTAAtctctataatatatatatatatatggaagaggtttcaatggttacattttttttgtaaccatcatggttacatttttttaagccattggattactatttaatggttgtgattaatttgaaaattaaataaaaataaataaaaaataacttgtaacctaaaAGTaacctaattatttatttccttataaaactttaattaagattaattatattttaaaattaaattaattataattattaattaattttttgcaatttattactatataaggatcttttagcaatttatttttttatacttaaattatttaaaattttatagcaaagttttttataatttaaaattatacacatataatttcataatttaaattttattatacttgtaatcttaattttaaattattacacataattatttaatttttttatttaaatatttaaaaagtaaaaaatgaaattagttgaaggattttttagaaaaaaaaatggctgcacttgttatcgattgattagcttgaggtctcatacttagttcatataattgtaacaaaataattaaatatcatttaaaaataattaattatttgaaaatttattataagaagagaattttaatttgtgtcaaaagaagtttaatttttgtaaaaaaaaaataatttttttttgtaaatattataattaaatggcttaattattaaaataattcaagtaaggatttaaatataaatattaattactaaaagaggtcttgttaaatatttaattaattattttaagaaaatagttaattataattaaataattctaaaaaaggaatgtctatttaattaattattttaagaaaataattaattataattaattaaatctaaaaaaggaaagtctacctattagtaacctgctattacaggttaaagaaaaatgtaaccatatggttacaataaaaatgtaaccattgaatagtcacccatatatatatatatatatatttgttttttagATTGGAGCTTTCACTTGGTGGttggtttgttattttttttttcacttggtGATTGTGGTATTGGGCAATTGGCGATATTGAATTTGTGATAGCAACAAATACCAGGTTCTTTTGTTCTTTTATTCActtctaatttaattattactctcttgattgttctttgaaatattatattagttcTTTTTTTACTATGCCTCCCAATATTAGAAAACATGAGTCTAGGTATGAAAAatgtaagaaaaagaaaaaaaattgaggagTTAACTCAATCTCAAAAAAGGAGCTCttgataaatttataataaaagaaCCATTAGTTTCTTTAGAAAATCATAATTATGACATTGTTGATGTTGAAATTCCTGAAAAATATGGTtcctgttaattccatttttggcatatttaattgacaaaaatattttattattctttgtataATTTCGGCTGGTATActttaatatggtttcctatttggtgtattcaaacttgaaaggaaagttgtctagctttcctatttttggaaaaaaggtaaaaatggtaagtttggttacccatttcgtttttatctaaccagctgtgtaatctgatcttgtgttgagtttcccattttcttagatcaggtttcttgaagagaaaaccggagctagactttccttttctataaaaggaaagttgtagttactgcccacgattctgtatgtGCAGAAACGGAAactcctggactgattgaagaattattttagggaagtttctagtgggttgaggtcttgttcagaccgaatgtaagctgtctatgagatgtatattcattataaatacatcttatagctgctaggttttgtatctctttcatacacttagaattgctttcatatcttaaggaaagagtgtctttgtttagtacctctcttggtacctctcttgtatctttgaatttcattcatatctttagaaaagagagtctttgatttgtagagaagagttgttctactcttactctgtttatttgttgtttgtattgtcttgagtctgtattcaagtctacaacgaagaagaacatcagtgcaccttcgggagaagggtatttacaagctttcgggagattgcttttgaagtcttgcatcgggaggatacaagcacacaaccttcgggagatggttgtataggctttcgggagatagcctttaagccttgaatcgggaggattcaagcactcttcaaggtgatcgaagggagttcgagcacttggagttttatcaagattcggttagtaggtggaatacatcaagcttgcggcatacaataagagggagtctatttatgcataagtcaattactttgtatttttgataccgatctaatgaatcttatctctgggcgtggccccgtggactagtaacaatctgaaaggattgttgaaaccacgtacaaaaatcttgtgtgtttttacttttatgcactgtttgtttttctgggtttctctggagttacagagttgcattctgtaactacagaaaactgttttcgcacccgttttattattccgcatttaattaatcatttaattaaataatcaaactgggaatattaaaatacggaatttcaattggtatcagagcaagtcactaaactcttagtgagatcttgaggttattccgtttaatttgttttgtgtgagatgtctttgtttgcagaaggaagttccatctctagacctcctctattgaatgagtcgaattatacttattggaaggtcaggatgagagcattcatcaaatcgcaagatgagaaagcatggagagctattcttacaggatggtctcaacctactgaaaatgatgaaaaaggtaatactcaggtaaaatctgaactcagttggaccactgaagatgaaaaactgtctggttataataataaggctttacatgctatttttaatggtgttggtgaaggttttattaaattaatatcatcttgtgaatctgcaaaagaagcatgggaaatccttcaaattcaatttgaaggtactgctgatgtaaaaagatcacgatttaccatgcttcaaactagatttgatgaattgagaatgtcagatactgaaactttaaatgatttctatgaaagattatctgacatctctaatgagttttttgccttgggagaaaaactagatgaatctgtcttggttcgaaaaattgttcgagttcttcctgacaggtttgatacaaaattgcttgcaatggaagaggcgaaagattttggcaaaatgaaggttgaggaactcatgggatctttaagaacctttgagttgaatcaacaaatcaagaaaaagagtaagcaaaatctctcgaatgagaaaagcaaaggtattgcctttaatgcttctgaaaatattgtttctgatgatgaaaatgatgatgaaatggttctattggcaaaaaatttccaaaaattcttgaaatctggtggaaataaaaagttcttttcaaagaacccaaaaggtaacatttctggtaacattccctctaaaccttttccatctaacaataaaaaaggtattaaatgcagagaatgtgaaggttttggtcacactcaatccgaatgtgctaataccttaaagaaaaataaaaagggattgaatgttacttggagtgatgattctgagagtagtgaggatgaaaaagaaaaagttgtcctaacaagtgttttgtcaagaaatttgcaggaaaaaggaaaaagcatttgcttgaacaatatcctgatcaatgacaacaaggaagaatccagatccgaatcagatgagtcagaaattgatgaggattccatgattgaatcctacaaggtaatgtttggtaagtggttggaaactagtgctgaaaatcgctccctggttaaagataataaaattttgtgtaacaacattaatgagttggaagataaactcaaatgttgtgaatctgaattgtctttaaaagagtcaaaaattatttctttaaccaaggaaattgataacattaaaaagaatgttaaaatgttaaatccaggttccaccatctttgaaaaaattcaaaaatctggccaaaccaatcatgctgggctgggttatgttccaaatcaacctgtgtctaataccactaatagttttgtttctggaagaactgtttctacctcgcaggtttctgtctcgacagcaaagcactctgttgttacagaaaagaagcagcacggtaagtttgacaacttcaaagggaaaggaagacgtttcattcctatttgccatttttgtggagtaaaaggtcacattcgacctaaatgcataaccatgcataacatgtttaaatctaattacattggaaataaacatgttttacaaaaacaaaaatgggttgtcaaaaacaaatgcttggtaggttctacttgttttaaaactgttgcttctaacatgtggtattttgatagtggttgttccaaacacatgacaggtgaaaaagaatttcttgtgaacataagaccaatgcactgtggagaagttacatttggtaacggtcttactggtaaagtcataggaatgggaactctcaagttcgaagggcttcctaaactaaagaatgtcatgttggttgaaggactaaaagctaatctacttagcattagtcagatttgtgatcagggttatactgtgagctttgatagcaatcattgctatgtatataatattcttgatgaaattgtgttacaagggctgcgatctagtgataattgttatactctcactacgcatgccacttgtcattctgtcattgaaaatgttactgacctatggcatgaaaaacttggtcacattcactttaaaaatctgaaaaaattatctgtttcagggattgttcgaggattacctaaattaggtaaagagtcattgggaaaatgtggtccatgccagttaggtaagcaactgaaaatttctcacaagagtgtcccAGATGTGAATACATCcagagttctcgaactcttgcacatggacttaatgggtccaatccaggtagaaagcttaaatggtaaaagatatatttttgtttgtgttgatgatttttctcgattctcatgggtggattttttgagagaaaaatctgatacttttgaagctttccaaactctgtgtaaaatttttgttatttttttttgttatgtttcattatgttcttagacacaattttttgctcttaagtggtgattagtgctttttgtgtcttggtgtgttctcttgtttattatttgcattttttctttggggggcattttttgaaaaaataaaagaaaaaggggggcataatttttttcgaattcattttcgaattttcgaatccttgtatatattttttcttttattttatggaaacatgttttaattgtatttattttagaatgtttcctttatttgtggagatttggtctttttggtgttataggaaacttgtacttaaataattaattttatttttggtttcctttttggtggctATTTCGGATTTGGTGGGGTTTTTATTTCTTGGATTTTGTGGGAATATAtggtttccttttttcatttaaggaaacattgaccacATTTGAAAAACCTctctttggtttcctttttttctttccacgtaaggaagttaccttccttttcagttttttttattttgggcatttaaaattgaaagttaTATATTCTCAACTTCCCATAATcccacgatcaccactctctcttctctttttattttttctctcaaaggtctaacattgttcaaagtgtaagagggtttgtgttctagggtttcaaagaaaaaatggccaaaactaagaatgcccaaccatCCAAGAAGCCCACTCGTGGATCTGCGTCTGCTTCACCGGTGTCTCCGCCTGCGCCGCCTGCTCCAGCAACcggagcttctggttcgtcttctgctccgacgaagtctgccaagaaatcgaagacccaagctcgaaaatcagtggcaaaattctcatctcctcttgttggtgcctctcctattgcttctccaacacctgggttgggtgatcatgatgaatcccattcatccgatcacacattgtcgaagtcctcttcttcgaatggtgctcctaatgtcgaccaagctttggtgactttgcccacggtgagttctcgaactaggtccaaggtttccactccttctaagcctgaagtggttaaacctaaaattgcatctaaagggaaaaaggtggtttcttcatcttcaaaggccaaaaatctcaaggagaatcccccttcggtctcttcctcggattctgaaccagaagaaagtgaggaggatcatgattcagagggcttgtccgattcaagtgaagagtttgtgcccaaagatcttcctattgttgatgattctggatccgagagtgaagaaccagaAACTGAGCCAGTCACTACAGAATCTGTTCCAGTCCCTCCTGctgttccaaagaaggacaaaggaaaaaggcccattgtctctaatcctgttcttccacagaaaagaaagaggtcctctggtatttctcttgataacttcaagccccactctcattatttttgttataatgatcatactagagatatgaaattctatgagaataggaattttactgtggagaaaaattttaatgttattgctcataagccttttggagtgtataacatgttgaaagaaagacaatgggtagataccttgatcggttttgatgggtatgtggatagaattgtgaaggaattttatgctaacatcactgatgagtttctcgatgaggactctttcatgtttggcaaagtttttgtcagaggacactggtattccttcactgtaaaggatgttgctgaggctctcaatttgccaatgggaattgagccaactgatgtggagtttgatcgtcaaaaggtgttcgATTATCTCTCGGGtgataatgaaattgaactctccgacaccatgcatatgtctcaactcacctatcaacatgctgctctcatgaggtttgccctatccaattggtttccttgctccaatccggtaaatgtttcaaatgaacttgctttctttttatataaagtttcaattggtgctaaaattgatttggctgacatgatttgggagcaaattgtctctcttcgaaagggtaagaaacctaggctcaatctcatttttcctcacttaatctataaaattttatctgatcaagaggaattgattcttgagaatgaatcaattgagatgcctgctgttggaaccactttcaaaattcctgagaagcctcctcaaggaaaagctgctcaaagaaaggctcggtctGCCTCCCCTGGTCTTACAATTGATCCTGCTGCTGGATCTGCTTCCACTTCTGCTTCTACAGAAATGGCAGAATTTAacttgcgtttgggaagaatggagacaagtcaggccttgcttcttaggaagatggacagcatcatgaaatacttccgacccaatgatgatgaataagtggttcaatcttttatcttttgctttttattaatgtttatttaaatCTATGACTTTGttcttgtttgtttttgttatctttggctccttgatagacaaaaagggggagtagtcatagttttttggattcattgaactctttgttacaactctggacccttggttttagggggagttgcttgtttgtggtttaacacttttccatttaaaaagttgtgttcttcggtttgtaagcttttccgtccaaaaaaaagttctatgttttatgtgttagagagctttcatgcagggggagtattttctatactcttgtatctttaaaaagctatttgctttgatttctaacacttgatgcaggttttctcataataaaatgttttgtcaatcaaagtgccaaagggggagattgttaattccatttttggcatatttaattgacaaaaatattttattattctttgtataATTTCGGCTGGTATActttaatatggtttcctatttggtgtattcaaacttgaaaggaaagttgtctagctttcctatttttggaaaaaaggtaaaaatggtaagtttggttacccatttcgtttttatctaaccagctgtgtaatctgatcttgtgttgagtttcccattttcttagatcaggtttcttgaagagaaaaccggagctagactttccttttctataaaaggaaagttgtagttactgcccacgattctgtatgtGCAGAAACGGAAactcctggactgattgaagaattattttagggaagtttctagtgggttgaggtcttgttcagaccgaatgtaagctgtctatgagatgtatattcattataaatacatcttatagctgctaggttttgtatctctttcatacacttagaattgctttcatatcttaaggaaagagtgtctttgtttagtacctctcttggtacctctcttgtatctttgaatttcattcatatctttagaaaagagagtctttgatttgtagagaagagttgttctactcttactctgtttatttgttgtttgtattgtcttgagtctgtattcaagtctacaacgaagaagaacatcagtgcaccttcgggagaagggtatttacaagctttcgggagattgcttttgaagtcttgcatcgggaggatacaagcacacaaccttcgggagatggttgtataggctttcgggagatagcctttaagccttgaatcgggaggattcaagcactcttcaaggtgatcgaagggagttcgagcacttggagttttatcaagattcggttagtaggtggaatacatcaagcttgcggcatacaataagagggagtctatttatgcataagtcaattactttgtatttttgataccgatctaatgaatcttatctctgggcgtggccccgtggactagtaacaatctgaaaggattgttgaaaccacgtacaaaaatcttgtgtgtttttacttttatgcactgtttgtttttctgggtttctctggagttacagagttgcattctgtaactacagaaaactgttttcagtaccagttttattattccgcatttaattaatcatttaattaaataatcaaactgggaatattaaaatacggaatttcagtTCCTAATGAAAATGTTagtattgagaatcaaaatgaaAGTGTTGATGTGGAAAATAGAGGTGATGTGCCTATTGAAAATGTTAATGTGAAAAATAATAGTGATGTGTcatttaaaaatgataatatGGAAAATCAAAATCATAATACTACAAATAGTGATGATGATCATTTGAATAATTCACTTAAAAACGAAGATGTTTTAGAGGATAATGATGATAACAATGCAGAACAATCAAACCCATTTGAACATTTGCTTGATATATTTGATCCAAGGAATTTG is a window from the Cannabis sativa cultivar Pink pepper isolate KNU-18-1 chromosome 1, ASM2916894v1, whole genome shotgun sequence genome containing:
- the LOC133033553 gene encoding uncharacterized protein LOC133033553; protein product: MAKTKNAQPSKKPTRGSASASPVSPPAPPAPATGASVPNENVSIENQNESVDVENRGDVPIENVNVKNNSDVSFKNDNMENQNHNTTNSDDDHLNNSLKNEDVLEDNDDNNAEQSNPFEHLLDIFDPRNLDVLDSKVIDLLVLKGPKRDYSVMSGSKIKFSRRFTANLYTRVLSNGEKCDRDWLVYSKS